One window from the genome of Pseudonocardia hierapolitana encodes:
- the zwf gene encoding glucose-6-phosphate dehydrogenase: MDALVIFGATGDLAKLETFPALVGLVDREVLDVPVIGVAKSGWNLDRFRDYAARSLRDNGMDVESPAARTMLGLLRYVDGDLGDDATYAEMSRQMGDARRALFYLEVPPFLFGRIAEGISKAGRAEGARVMVEKPFGTDLDSAIALNETMHRYFPEDAIYRVDHWLGLDPLNDVLVARFANSMIEPLLNRDHVESIQITMAEAFDVADRGRFYDGTGAIRDVVQNHMLQVLATVVADPPDGSGVNSWLDAKARVVSALRPLTPADTVRGQYDGYRDVDGVDALSTVESYVAVRLALDSWRWAGVPLLIRAGKTLPVTATEISIKFRPVPYDVFAMFGVTGKNLTNALRFRIWPNTQISLTLAGKKPGPGAEPRLNDLVFAEHAGEEMRPYDRLIGAALDGRRVFFARQDTVEAAWRVVDPVLGDAVPVHTYPRGSWGPKEADSLLPNGETWHDPA, from the coding sequence GTGGATGCTCTTGTCATATTCGGGGCAACAGGTGACCTGGCGAAGCTGGAGACCTTTCCCGCCCTGGTGGGCCTGGTGGACCGGGAGGTGCTCGACGTCCCCGTCATCGGGGTCGCCAAGAGCGGCTGGAACCTCGACCGCTTCCGTGACTACGCCGCGCGGTCGCTGCGGGATAACGGCATGGACGTCGAGTCGCCGGCGGCGCGGACGATGCTCGGCCTGCTCCGTTACGTGGACGGGGATCTCGGCGACGACGCCACCTACGCGGAGATGTCCCGGCAGATGGGTGACGCCCGGCGGGCCCTGTTCTACCTGGAGGTGCCCCCGTTCCTGTTCGGCCGCATCGCCGAGGGCATCTCGAAGGCGGGACGGGCCGAGGGCGCCCGGGTGATGGTGGAGAAACCCTTCGGCACCGACCTGGACAGCGCCATCGCGCTCAACGAGACCATGCACCGGTACTTCCCGGAGGACGCCATATATCGCGTCGACCACTGGCTGGGACTGGATCCGCTCAACGACGTCCTCGTTGCCCGGTTCGCCAACTCGATGATCGAGCCGCTGCTCAACCGCGACCACGTGGAGAGCATCCAGATCACGATGGCCGAGGCCTTCGACGTCGCCGACCGGGGCCGGTTCTACGACGGGACCGGCGCGATCCGCGACGTCGTGCAGAACCACATGCTGCAGGTGCTGGCCACCGTGGTCGCCGACCCGCCGGACGGCTCCGGCGTGAACTCGTGGCTGGACGCGAAGGCGCGCGTGGTGTCCGCACTGCGGCCGCTGACGCCTGCGGACACAGTCCGCGGCCAGTACGACGGCTACCGCGACGTGGACGGTGTCGACGCGCTGTCGACGGTGGAGTCGTACGTCGCGGTCCGGCTCGCGCTCGACTCGTGGCGGTGGGCGGGCGTGCCCCTGCTCATCCGCGCCGGCAAGACCCTGCCCGTGACCGCGACGGAGATCAGTATCAAGTTCCGCCCGGTGCCGTACGACGTGTTCGCGATGTTCGGTGTAACGGGCAAGAACCTCACCAACGCGCTGCGGTTCCGCATCTGGCCGAACACTCAGATCAGCCTCACGCTGGCCGGGAAGAAGCCGGGCCCGGGAGCCGAGCCGCGACTGAACGACCTCGTGTTCGCCGAGCACGCCGGTGAGGAAATGCGACCCTACGACCGGCTCATCGGCGCCGCCCTCGACGGTCGCCGGGTCTTCTTCGCCCGGCAGGACACCGTGGAGGCGGCGTGGCGCGTCGTCGACCCGGTTCTCGGCGACGCCGTACCCGTGCACACGTACCCGCGGGGCAGCTGGGGACCGAAGGAGGCCGACAGCCTGCTCCCGAACGGCGAGACCTGG